From a single Solanum dulcamara chromosome 4, daSolDulc1.2, whole genome shotgun sequence genomic region:
- the LOC129886518 gene encoding uncharacterized protein LOC129886518 → MRSLHSSLIKPLIHLHIPFSTHIFSPSLIRAQFLYLHSSTTPSLPKLTAMSDNKAAAVDGNSTSDHVSGGWYSVPDLRLRDHRFNVPLDYSIDHFSSTKITVFAREVVAVGKEEQCLPYLLYLQGGPGFECPRPTEAGGWISKACEEYRVVLMDQRGTGLSTPLTPSSMSQVKSAEDLVNYLRHFRADNIIHDAEFIRKCLVPDTGPWTILGQSFGGFCAVTYLSFAPQGLKHALITGGLPPIGEGCTADSVYKAGFEQLVYQNEKYYKRFPQDIEIVRDVVNYLAESGGGVPLPSGGILTPRGLQLLGLSGLGSSTGFERLHYLFERVWDPVIVQGAERRISDYFLNAYERWIAFDANPLYALLHESIYCQGASSLWSAQRIRALNDDKFDAIEAAKVGRPVLFTGEMIFPWLFDEVHALRPFKDAAQLLAEKEDWPSLYDIAALKDNKVPVAAAVYYEDMYVNLKLSLETSSQIAGIRLWITNEYMHSGLRDAGSRVLDHLLAMLNGKKPLF, encoded by the exons ATGCGGTCACTTCACTCGTCATTGATAAAACCCCTCATTCATCTTCATATCCCATTTTCGACTCACATTTTTTCACCATCTCTAATTCGAGCACAATTTCTCTACTTGCACTCCTCCACTACTCCTTCACTCCCAAAACTAACCGCCATGTCCGACAACAAGGCAGCCGCCGTCGACGGCAACTCCACCTCTGACCACGTTTCCGGCGGTTGGTACTCCGTTCCCGACCTCCGATTACGCGATCACCGATTCAACGTTCCTCTCGATTACTCTATCGATCACTTTTCCTCCACTAAAATCACCGTCTTCGCTCGTGAAGTCGTTGCTG TTGGTAAGGAGGAACAATGTCTGCCATATCTACTATATTTGCAAGGTGGACCAGGCTTTGAATGCCCAAGACCAACTGAAGCTGGAGGATGGATAAGCAAAGCATGTGaggagtaccgtgttgttttaATGGATCAg AGAGGAACAGGTCTATCAACACCATTAACACCATCATCTATGTCACAAGTGAAGTCTGCTGAGGATTTGGTTAACTACTTGAGACATTTCCGAGCTGATAATATAATACATGATGCTGAGTTCATCCGAAAATGCCTTGTCCCTGATACTGGACCTTGGACAATACTTGGACAG AGCTTCGGAGGATTTTGTGCAGTTACTTACTTGAGTTTTGCTCCTCAAGGACTCAAACACGCTCTTATAACTGGCGGGCTCCCTCCAATTGGCGAAGGATGCACAGCTGATTCTGTTTATAAGGCAGGCTTTGAGCAGCTTGTTTATCAAAACGAAAAATATTACAAGAGGTTTCCACAGGATATTGAAATTGTTCGTGATGTTGTAAATTACCTGGCAGAGTCAGGAGGCGGG GTGCCTCTTCCATCTGGCGGCATCTTAACACCTCGAGGACTACAACTTCTTGGTCTCTCAGGTCTAGGATCAAGTACTGGTTTCGAACGATTGCATTACCT GTTTGAGAGAGTCTGGGATCCTGTAATAGTTCAAGGAGCAGAAAGGAGAATCAGTGACTACTTCTTGAATGCT TATGAGAGATGGATCGCATTTGATGCAAACCCTTTATATGCTCTTTTGCATGAAAGCATATATTGCCAG GGTGCCTCATCCCTGTGGTCTGCTCAGAGAATTAGGGCTCTAAATGACGACAAATTTGATGCAATTGAGGCAGCAAAAGTTGGCCGCCCTGTACTTTTTACTGGAGAG ATGATATTCCCATGGTTGTTTGATGAAGTCCATGCCTTAAGGCCATTCAAAGATGCTGCCCAGCTATTAGCGGAGAAGGAGGATTGGCCATCATTATATGACATTGCTGCATTAAAGGATAACAAA GTACCAGTTGCAGCTGCTGTCTACTACGAAGACATGTATGTTAACTTAAAGCTATCTCTGGAGACCTCTTCTCAGATAGCAGGAATCAGGCTTTGGATTACTAATGAGTACATGCACTCTGGTCTGAGAGATGCCGGAAGTCGAGTTTTGGATCATTTGCTTGCTATGTTAAATGGAAAGAAGCCCCTATTTTAA
- the LOC129886521 gene encoding pentatricopeptide repeat-containing protein At3g61520, mitochondrial → MKLAAARKSLLHLPALPKTGTIAGVRHFSGEVDDTHKPVPPPPTSWAVPEIVSLLKTTDHNDWISSSQLVEFLHSPPSPTSLLKITRQLGSTQKSLHFFEFFKNHSSSSSSNPSSLSFTFQAILEQAMHEEKFDVPGKLFQLFSFAKDQKIPLSINAVTLLIRCFGRAKMLKESISVYNELDSDLRNTNVVNLLLDSLFRGGNIDDGFKVLDEMLKRDSDFPPNNSTVRIVLASMWKINWIGTRMTVEDICGLLVRFFEHGVFLDDVWFTKLITKFCRSGKCDKAWDLLHDMMRLGGQAKASSFNALLSGLGRERDFQKMNLLTNEMKEKEVEPDVVTFGILINHLCKSYRVDEALQVFEKMGRSETDAILIKPDLVLYNTLIDGLCKVGKQEEGFKLMEKMRLENRLPNTVTYNCLIDGFCKAGGIERSLELFDQMKKDRVVPNVITLNTLLHGMCKLGRVNSAMRLFAEMQEKGLKGNAITYTILITSFCSVNNIDRAMSLFNEMSENRCLPDAKLYFSLIFGLCQAQRMDDASCIASKAKEAGFGLNIVCYNALIGGLCRKNKIDEVHKTLKNMEEAGIKPDMYTYNTLISYFSEKGQFTTANRILKRMIGDGYLPNVFTYGALIHAYCLAGNLDEAMEIFQNMSSASNVPPNTVIYNILIDTLCKSDKVEAAISLLGEMKDKGVRPNTKTYNALFKGLQERNWVEKAFEIMDQMTENACNPDYITMEVLTPWLSSIGETEKLRSFVEGYEVSTSTA, encoded by the coding sequence ATGAAACTCGCAGCTGCAAGAAAATCCCTCCTTCATCTCCCTGCCCTGCCGAAAACAGGGACTATTGCCGGAGTGAGACACTTCTCCGGCGAGGTCGACGATACGCATAAACCTGTTCCGCCGCCGCCAACCTCCTGGGCCGTACCCGAAATAGTCTCTCTTCTCAAAACTACCGATCACAATGACTGGATTTCCAGCTCGCAGCTTGTTGAGTTTCTTCATAGTCCGCCTTCCCCAACTTCACTTCTCAAAATCACCCGCCAATTGGGGTCCACTCAAAAATCTTTACACTTTTTTGAATTCTTCAAGAATCATAGCTCGAGTTCATCATCAAACCCTTCTTCTCTTTCCTTCACATTTCAAGCTATTCTTGAACAAGCAATGCATGAAGAAAAATTTGACGTACCCGGTAAGCTTTTCCAACTGTTTTCCTTTGCCAAAGACCAAAAAATCCCTTTATCGATCAATGCTGTGACTCTTCTTATACGATGCTTTGGGCGAgccaaaatgctcaaggaatCGATATCTGTGTACAATGAGCTAGACTCAGATTTAAGAAACACAAATGTGGTTAATTTGTTGTTGGATAGTTTGTTTCGCGGAGGGAATATTGATGATGGGTTCAAGGTGCTCGACGAAATGCTCAAAAGGGATAGTGATTTTCCTCCGAATAATAGTACGGTGCGTATTGTTCTGGCTTCTATGTGGAAGATAAATTGGATCGGGACGAGGATGACTGTGGAGGATATTTGTGGACTTCTTGTGAGATTCTTCGAGCATGGCGTGTTCTTGGATGATGTGTGGTTTACTAAATTGATTACCAAGTTTTGTCGCAGTGGGAAGTGTGATAAGGCCTGGGACCTTTTGCATGATATGATGAGGCTGGGTGGTCAGGCAAAAGCTTCTTCATTCAATGCCCTTTTGAGCGGGTTAGGCCGGGAGCGTGAttttcaaaagatgaatttgcTTACGAATGAGATGAAGGAAAAGGAAGTTGAACCGGATGTTGTGACATTTGGGATTCTCATCAATCATTTATGCAAAAGTTACAGGGTCGATGAGGCACTGCAGGTGTTTGAGAAGATGGGACGGAGTGAAACTGATGCCATTCTTATTAAGCCAGACCTTGTACTCTACAATACATTGATTGATGGGCTTTGCAAGGTAGGGAAGCAAGAAGAAGGGTTTAAGTTGATGGAGAAGATGAGGTTGGAGAATAGATTACCTAATACTGTTACCTATAATTGCTTGATAGATGGTTTCTGCAAAGCCGGTGGGATTGAGAGGTCATTAGAGCTTTTTGACCAGATGAAAAAGGACAGGGTTGTGCCAAATGTGATTACTCTGAATACTTTGCTCCACGGAATGTGTAAGCTCGGGAGAGTTAACAGCGCTATGAGACTTTTTGCTGAGATGCAAGAGAAGGGTTTAAAGGGGAATGCGATCACTTACACCATCCTCATTACATCTTTTTGTAGTGTCAACAATATTGACAGAGCAATGAGTTTGTTCAATGAAATGTCAGAAAATAGGTGTCTCCCTGATGCCAAATTATATTTCAGTTTGATTTTCGGCCTTTGCCAGGCTCAAAGAATGGATGACGCCTCCTGTATTGCTTCAAAGGCGAAAGAAGCTGGGTTTGGCTTGAATATTGTCTGCTACAATGCTCTGATTGGGGGACTTTGTAGGAAAAATAAGATTGATGAAGTTCATAAGACTCTTAAAAATATGGAAGAGGCAGGTATCAAACCTGACATGTACACCTACAACACTTTGATATCATATTTCAGCGAGAAGGGGCAATTTACAACTGCCAATAGAATACTGAAGAGGATGATTGGTGATGGTTATTTGCCTAATGTTTTTACATATGGAGCATTAATTCATGCATATTGCTTAGCTGGAAATCTTGATGAAGCTATGGAAATATTCCAGAATATGAGTTCTGCTAGTAATGTGCCACCAAACACtgtcatatacaatattttgatCGACACTCTCTGCAAGAGTGACAAAGTAGAAGCTGCTATTTCTTTGTTGGGTGAAATGAAGGACAAAGGGGTAAGACCAAATACCAAAACATACAATGCCCTCTTTAAAGGTCTTCAGGAGAGGAACTGGGTGGAAAAGGCATTTGAAATAATGGACCAAATGACTGAAAATGCATGTAATCCTGACTACATTACCATGGAAGTCCTAACTCCATGGCTTTCTTCCATTGGTGAAACAGAAAAGTTGCGAAGCTTTGTGGAAGGATATGAGGTTTCTACTTCAACTGCCTAA
- the LOC129884735 gene encoding WRKY transcription factor 22-like codes for MEEDWDLYAVVRGCAASSTAAATTTTTTSSATTSCCSFQPRQDGNFFSFQDPFVPRFDNPTNDFEELHNLYKPFFPKSQQIPLSPQNNNIPISPLSVLGGIQDLSPQQTLKQQQHIHQLNSTRSTQPKQSPLSVYGSTTSASHIQSPRPKRRKNQLKKVCQVPAEGLSSDMWSWRKYGQKPIKGSPYPRGYYRCSTSKGCLARKQVERNRSDPNMFIVTYTAEHNHPMPTHRNSLAGSTRQKPANSEAGTVSDSNKPTSSSPVSSPVFHSPATEKQESSREEKEDIFEDDDDEFGCSNMGLDSMEPADDDFFEGLDELAAQATGDCFSDNFQGSMQLPWLSNNATTTAAGGV; via the exons ATGGAGGAGGATTGGGATCTATATGCAGTGGTCAGAGGCTGCGCCGCTAGTTCCACCGCCGCTGCCACCACCACCACAACCACCAGCAGCGCCACTACTTCTTGCTGCAGCTTCCAACCAAGACAAGATGGCAACTTTTTTAGCTTTCAAGATCCATTTGTGCCAAGATTTGACAACCCCACAAATGATTTTGAAGAGTTGCATAATCTTTACAAGCCTTTCTTCCCTAAATCACAACAAATACCTCTTTctcctcaaaataataatatacccATTTCACCCCTCTCTGTTCTTGGAGGAATACAAGATCTATCACCCCAACAAACactaaaacaacaacaacatatacaTCAGCTAAACAGTACAAGATCAACACAACCCAAACAGTCTCCTCTGTCTGTATATGGTTCCACAACTAGTGCTTCACATATTCAAAGCCCAAGACCTAAAAGAAG GAAAAACCAATTGAAGAAGGTATGCCAAGTACCTGCTGAAGGTTTATCTTCTGACATGTGGTCTTGGAGAAAATATGGACAAAAACCCATCAAAGGCTCCCCATATCCAAG GGGTTATTACAGGTGTAGTACCTCAAAGGGTTGTTTGGCCCGAAAACAAGTGGAGCGAAATAGATCCGACCCGAATATGTTCATTGTCACCTACACAGCAGAGCACAACCACCCTATGCCTACTCACCGGAATTCCCTCGCCGGGAGTACCCGACAGAAGCCGGCGAATTCCGAAGCTGGCACTGTAAGTGACTCTAACAAACCCACTAGCTCATCGCCAGTATCTTCGCCGGTGTTCCATTCTCCGGCGACTGAGAAGCAAGAAAGCAGcagggaagaaaaagaagacatTTTTGAAGATGACGATGATGAATTTGGTTGTTCAAATATGGGATTAGATAGCATGGAGCCTGCAGATGATGACTTTTTTGAGGGGTTAGATGAACTCGCCGCTCAGGCCACCGGAGATTGCTTTTCCGATAATTTTCAGGGGTCTATGCAGCTTCCATGGTTGTCAAATAATGCCACAACCACCGCCGCAGGCGGCGTTTGA
- the LOC129884029 gene encoding uncharacterized protein LOC129884029: MPRDSSSSDERNEGSTTTNVVDSSHPYYIHPSDYPGMNLVGALFDGRSYGGWRRAVIIALSAKNKLGFIDGSLTVPAVDLMLQKAWERCNNMVLSWLLNSLSKEIAESVLYSHSAQLLWSDLEDRFGQANGAKLFQLQKELNALTQGNLSISTYFTKMKSLWDELDAMNTFSACVCECKCGAKEKTVKAHQDERLLQFLMGLNETFIGVRSNILLSSPLPTIGQAYSLVIQDEKQREIHATPNYPGESSSFMATNQHPRRFNDHKNQKLAYDTKKTTVYCNYCKKPGHTIDKCYKIHGFPADFKFTKQRMFQNNIQSNNAISSADDSQQSGGNSEAKFLNQDNISQLLQLLEQVKMNQQAAGSTENAANLTCAGMTKFFFSNACIFNVDNRSWIIDSGATEHMTFNRSLFTNLKAFSEPIVDLSLRNPQVFGREQGGLYILKPNQPAISSSFPKAVSSCLSSSSFNLPKDQSICISNSVFVFSVFSSVFDPSVKEKLWHYR; the protein is encoded by the exons ATGCCTAGAGATAGTTCTTCTTCTGATGAAAGGAATGAAGGATCCACTACAACTAATGTTGTGGATTCATCTCATCCTTACTACATACACCCATCAGATTATCCAGGGATGAATTTGGTGGGTGCTCTCTTTGATGGTAGAAGCTATGGAGGATGGAGAAGGGCTGTCATCATAGCCCTTTCAGCTAAGAACAAGTTAGGATTCATTGATGGATCCCTAACTGTTCCAGCTGTTGATCTTATGCTCCAGAAAGCTTGGGAAAGATGCAATAATATGGTACTCTCTTGGTTGCTGAACTCTTTATCAAAAGAGATTGCTGAAAGTGTGCTGTACTCCCACAGTGCACAGTTACTCTGGTCTGACCTGGAAGATAGATTTGGTCAGGCAAATGGGGCAAAattatttcaacttcaaaaggaATTAAATGCACTGACACAAGGAAACCTTAGCATTTCTACTTATTTCACAAAAATGAAAAGTCTATGGGATGAACTAGATGCAATGAATACTTTTTCAGCATGTGTATGTGAGTGTAAATGTGGTGCAAAAGAGAAGACTGTGAAGGCACATCAGGATGAAAGACTCTTGCAATTTTTGATGGGTCTGAATGAGACTTTCATAGGAGTAAGAAGTAATATTTTGTTGTCTTCACCACTTCCTACTATTGGGCAAGCTTACTCTTTGGTAATTCAAGATGAAAAACAGAGAGAAATTCATGCAACCCCTAATTACCCAGGGGAATCATCCTCTTTTATGGCAACTAACCAACATCCCAGGAGGTTTAATGATCATAAGAATCAAAAACTTGCCTATGACACTAAGAAAACCACAGTTTACTGCAACTACTGCAAGAAACCAGGACACACTATTGACAAATGTTACAAGATTCATGGTTTTCCAGCTGATTTCAAATTTACAAAGCAAAGAATGtttcaaaataatattcaatCTAACAATGCAATCAGTTCAGCAGATGATTCACAACAATCAGGAGGAAACAGTGAGGCTAAGTTTTTGAATCAAGACAATATTTCTCAGCTTTTGCAACTTTTGGAACAAGTGAAAATGAACCAGCAAGCTGCAGGTTCCACTGAAAATGCTGCAAATCTAACTTGTGCTGGTATGACTAAGTTTTTTTTCTCCAATGCCTGCATATTCAATGTTGATAATAGATCTTGGATAATAGATAGTGGAGCAACTgagcatatgacttttaacagAAGTTTGTTCACTAATTTGAAAGCATTTTCTGAGCCTATTGTG GACCTTTCACTGAGGAACCCTCAGGTGTTTGGTAGAGAACAAGGAGGACTCTACATCTTAAAGCCCAATCAGCCAGCAATTTCTAGTAGCTTTCCTAAGGCTGTTTCTAGTTGCTTGTCTAGTTCTAGTTTTAACTTACCTAAGGATCAGTCCATTTGTATTTCCAATTCAGTGTTTGTGTTTTCTGTTTTCTCTAGTGTTTTTGATCCAAGTGTAAAAGAGAAACTGTGGCATTACAG ATGA